One window of Haloarchaeobius salinus genomic DNA carries:
- a CDS encoding FAD-binding and (Fe-S)-binding domain-containing protein — translation MATDDSARPSHDSLGFAHADDGTFVDLAADLRGSVRGDVRFDEYAQVLYATDGSIYQARPAGVVEPRDADDVQAAARIAADHEVPVLPRGAGTSLAGQGVGKGCVVLDCSVHMDSVLDVDPEARTARVQPGVVQDDLDAVLEPHGLQFAPDPASSARATVGGGIGNNSTGAHSVRYGITDAYVRSVDVVLGDGREATFGDVVLDSPAWDELVDRDDRVADLHRTVREVVEEHRGEIESRYPDLKRCVSGYNLHKVVREEEGERVMNLAKLVVGSEGTLGVVTAAELDLVTRPESTALAVYAYDDLVDALAAVPDALRHDVSAVELVDDRVVAMARDAPEYSEYAEPFPDDAAAFLLVEFDSELHDDFVAAIDAVTDTLQREGAATEHLEAFDPADQADLWKLRKAAIPLLMSMDGDPKPYPFIEDATVPPDRLASYVQEFEEVLARHDTSAAYFAHAGVGTLHIRPILNLKTDEGVETMHAIAEDVTDLVLEYDGAFSGEHGDGLARTEFTPKMYGDELWNAFKKVKTAFDPSWQLHPGNVVYRDSPADNGPPNGRGVGADMREHLRYGAEYSTVEPQTALDFDDDGGFAHLVELCNGCGTCRQTGSDTMCPTYRASHEEIQSTRGRANLLRAAISGELDADELHSERFQSEVLDLCVGCKGCASDCPTGVDLAKLKAEVKHQHHERDGASLRERLFRDIDRWAGLGSTFAPLSNWATRLPGAREVGERLLGVAADRELPAFERESLVDWFAARGPRAPADADRRVVLYPDTYTNYTEPAVGRAAVRVLEAAGVHVAIPGDLGPSGRPAYSLGFLDVARERARATVEALEPLVDDGWQVVFVEPSDGAMLADEYADLLPDSAARAAVTDAAFGVCEYLDGHRLAADLPTDAPDERLVYHGHCNQKALGTDHHAVGVLRRAGYAVEPLDSGCCGMAGSFGYEAEHLELSRAIGRILFEQVDAADGRPVAPGASCRTQLADRSGADRPQHPIEAVADALDGE, via the coding sequence ATGGCCACGGACGACTCCGCCCGCCCGAGTCACGACTCCCTCGGGTTCGCACACGCCGACGACGGGACCTTCGTCGACCTCGCCGCCGATCTCCGGGGGTCGGTCCGCGGCGACGTCCGCTTCGACGAGTACGCACAGGTGCTGTACGCCACGGACGGCAGCATCTACCAGGCCCGGCCGGCGGGCGTGGTCGAGCCACGGGACGCCGACGACGTGCAGGCGGCGGCCCGGATCGCCGCCGACCACGAGGTCCCGGTGCTCCCGCGGGGTGCCGGCACCTCGCTCGCCGGACAGGGTGTCGGGAAGGGCTGTGTCGTCCTCGACTGCTCGGTCCACATGGACTCGGTGCTCGACGTCGACCCCGAGGCGCGGACGGCCCGGGTCCAGCCCGGCGTCGTACAGGACGACCTCGACGCCGTCCTCGAACCGCACGGCCTCCAGTTCGCACCCGACCCGGCGTCGTCGGCGCGGGCGACCGTCGGCGGCGGCATCGGCAACAACTCCACCGGCGCGCACTCGGTCCGCTACGGCATCACCGACGCCTACGTCCGGTCCGTCGACGTGGTACTCGGCGACGGCCGCGAGGCGACGTTCGGCGACGTCGTACTCGACTCGCCGGCGTGGGACGAACTCGTGGACCGCGACGACCGCGTCGCCGACCTCCACCGGACTGTCAGGGAAGTCGTCGAGGAGCACCGGGGCGAGATCGAGTCCCGCTACCCCGACCTCAAGCGCTGCGTCTCCGGCTACAACCTCCACAAGGTGGTCCGCGAGGAGGAGGGCGAGCGCGTCATGAACCTCGCGAAGCTCGTCGTCGGGAGCGAGGGCACGCTCGGCGTCGTCACGGCGGCCGAACTCGACCTCGTCACGCGACCCGAGTCAACCGCGCTGGCCGTCTACGCCTACGACGACCTGGTCGACGCGCTGGCGGCCGTCCCCGACGCCCTGCGCCACGACGTGAGCGCGGTCGAACTCGTCGACGACCGGGTGGTCGCGATGGCCCGCGACGCACCGGAGTACAGCGAGTACGCCGAGCCGTTCCCCGACGACGCCGCGGCGTTCCTGCTCGTCGAGTTCGACTCGGAGCTGCACGACGACTTCGTGGCGGCCATCGACGCCGTCACCGATACCCTCCAGCGCGAGGGCGCGGCGACCGAGCATCTGGAGGCCTTCGATCCCGCGGACCAGGCCGACCTGTGGAAGCTCCGGAAGGCGGCCATCCCGCTGCTGATGTCGATGGACGGCGACCCGAAGCCGTACCCGTTCATCGAGGACGCGACCGTGCCACCCGACCGCCTCGCCAGCTACGTCCAGGAGTTCGAGGAGGTGCTGGCGCGCCACGACACCTCGGCGGCGTACTTCGCGCACGCCGGCGTCGGCACGCTCCACATCCGGCCCATCCTGAACCTGAAGACCGACGAGGGCGTCGAGACGATGCACGCCATCGCCGAGGACGTGACCGACCTCGTGCTCGAGTACGACGGCGCGTTCTCCGGCGAGCACGGCGATGGTCTCGCACGCACCGAGTTCACGCCGAAGATGTACGGCGACGAGCTGTGGAACGCGTTCAAGAAGGTCAAGACCGCGTTCGACCCGTCGTGGCAGCTGCACCCCGGTAACGTCGTCTACCGCGACTCGCCGGCGGACAACGGCCCGCCGAACGGACGCGGCGTCGGCGCGGACATGCGCGAGCATCTGCGCTACGGGGCCGAGTACAGCACGGTCGAGCCCCAGACCGCACTCGACTTCGACGACGACGGCGGCTTCGCCCACCTCGTCGAGCTCTGCAACGGCTGTGGCACCTGCCGGCAGACCGGGAGCGACACGATGTGTCCGACCTACCGCGCCAGCCACGAGGAGATACAGTCGACCCGGGGTCGTGCGAACCTGCTCCGTGCGGCCATCAGCGGCGAGCTCGACGCGGACGAGCTCCACTCCGAACGGTTCCAGTCCGAGGTGCTCGACCTCTGTGTCGGCTGCAAGGGCTGTGCGAGCGACTGCCCGACCGGCGTCGACCTCGCGAAGCTCAAGGCCGAGGTGAAACACCAGCACCACGAACGCGACGGCGCATCCCTCCGCGAGCGGCTGTTCCGCGACATCGACCGCTGGGCGGGCCTCGGGAGCACGTTCGCACCCCTGTCGAACTGGGCCACCCGGCTCCCGGGGGCGCGCGAGGTCGGCGAACGGCTGCTCGGCGTGGCCGCGGACCGCGAACTCCCGGCCTTCGAGCGCGAGAGCCTCGTCGACTGGTTCGCCGCTCGCGGGCCACGGGCCCCGGCCGACGCCGACCGCCGGGTGGTGCTCTACCCGGACACCTACACCAACTACACGGAGCCGGCGGTCGGCCGTGCGGCGGTCCGGGTGCTGGAGGCCGCGGGCGTCCACGTCGCCATCCCGGGTGACCTCGGCCCGAGTGGCCGGCCAGCGTACTCGCTGGGCTTCCTCGACGTCGCGCGGGAGCGCGCCAGGGCGACGGTCGAGGCGCTCGAACCGCTGGTCGACGACGGCTGGCAGGTGGTGTTCGTGGAGCCGAGCGACGGCGCGATGCTCGCCGACGAGTACGCCGACCTGCTGCCGGACTCGGCGGCGCGTGCGGCGGTCACCGACGCCGCGTTCGGCGTCTGCGAGTACCTCGACGGACACCGTCTCGCCGCGGACCTGCCGACCGACGCTCCGGACGAACGGCTCGTCTACCACGGCCACTGCAACCAGAAGGCGCTCGGGACGGACCACCACGCGGTCGGCGTCCTCCGGCGCGCGGGGTACGCGGTCGAGCCGCTGGACTCCGGCTGCTGTGGCATGGCTGGCAGCTTCGGCTACGAGGCCGAGCATCTCGAGCTCTCGCGGGCCATCGGCCGCATCCTCTTCGAGCAGGTTGACGCCGCCGACGGCCGGCCGGTCGCGCCCGGTGCGTCCTGTCGGACCCAGCTGGCCGACAGGTCCGGTGCCGACCGACCACAGCACCCCAT
- a CDS encoding pyridoxal-phosphate-dependent aminotransferase family protein: protein MQEPPQVGELTPPNRTLMGPGPSDVNPRVLRAMSTPLVGHLDPSFIEIMNEVQELLRYTFRTDNQWTIPVSGTGSAAMEAAIGNVVEPGDTMLVPTNGYFGGRMAEMARRAGGEVVEVDAPWGEPLVPADVADAFDEHQPDVFGFVHAETSTGVRQPEVSELTRIAHEHDALVVADTVTSIGGVELRVDEWDIDVAYAGPQKCLSCPPGASPLTLNDDAMDKVLSREEPARSWYLDLSLLEGYWGEERAYHHTAPITNVYALREALRLVAEEGIEDRWERHERMAGALKAGVEAMGMEMNAPDEYWLPSLNAVRVPERVEDGQVISRLLEEYDLEIAGGLGDLSGEIFRIGCMGHSARPKNVTYLVNALGSVLEEEGADVDAAAGASATGERL, encoded by the coding sequence ATGCAGGAACCACCACAGGTCGGCGAACTCACGCCGCCGAACCGCACGCTGATGGGGCCGGGCCCGAGCGACGTCAACCCGCGGGTGCTCCGGGCGATGAGCACGCCCCTCGTGGGGCACCTCGACCCGTCGTTCATCGAGATCATGAACGAGGTGCAGGAGCTGCTGCGCTACACGTTCCGGACCGACAACCAGTGGACCATCCCGGTGTCCGGCACCGGCAGTGCTGCGATGGAGGCCGCCATCGGCAACGTCGTCGAGCCCGGCGACACCATGCTCGTCCCGACGAACGGCTACTTCGGCGGCCGGATGGCCGAGATGGCCCGCCGCGCCGGCGGCGAGGTCGTCGAGGTCGACGCACCGTGGGGCGAACCACTCGTGCCCGCCGACGTGGCCGACGCCTTCGACGAGCACCAGCCGGACGTGTTCGGCTTCGTCCACGCCGAGACGAGCACCGGGGTCCGCCAGCCAGAGGTGTCCGAGCTGACACGCATCGCCCACGAGCACGACGCGCTCGTCGTCGCCGACACCGTCACCAGCATCGGCGGCGTCGAGCTCCGCGTCGACGAGTGGGACATCGACGTGGCCTACGCCGGTCCGCAGAAGTGCCTCTCCTGTCCGCCCGGCGCGTCGCCGCTGACGCTCAACGACGACGCGATGGACAAGGTGCTCTCTCGCGAGGAGCCCGCCCGCTCGTGGTACCTCGACCTCTCGCTGCTCGAGGGCTACTGGGGCGAGGAGCGCGCGTACCACCACACCGCGCCAATCACGAACGTCTACGCGCTCCGCGAGGCGCTCCGGCTCGTCGCCGAGGAGGGCATCGAGGACCGCTGGGAGCGCCACGAGCGCATGGCCGGCGCGCTGAAGGCCGGCGTCGAGGCGATGGGGATGGAGATGAACGCACCCGACGAGTACTGGCTCCCGAGCCTGAACGCGGTGCGGGTCCCCGAGAGGGTCGAGGACGGGCAGGTCATCTCGCGGCTGCTCGAGGAGTACGACCTGGAGATCGCCGGCGGGCTGGGCGACCTCTCGGGTGAGATATTCCGCATCGGCTGCATGGGCCACTCCGCGCGCCCGAAGAACGTCACCTACCTCGTCAACGCACTCGGGAGCGTCCTTGAGGAGGAGGGTGCTGACGTGGACGCCGCTGCCGGGGCGTCAGCGACCGGAGAACGGCTGTAG
- a CDS encoding DUF7116 family protein: MCPVNTNRHLREEAESIFSRLGYTVTTDGDEVRAERDWKVVHVTATEELRNPPEGTSPGSYRCFVTRTEHADAVRRRVRDTDPDYEWAVIGVDEEADYEVERAPPAT; encoded by the coding sequence ATGTGCCCCGTTAACACGAACCGGCACTTGCGGGAGGAAGCGGAGTCGATTTTCAGCCGCCTCGGCTACACCGTCACGACCGACGGCGACGAAGTCCGTGCGGAGCGAGACTGGAAGGTCGTCCACGTGACCGCCACCGAGGAGCTACGCAATCCGCCCGAGGGAACCTCCCCCGGTTCGTATCGCTGTTTCGTCACCCGGACAGAGCACGCCGACGCGGTCAGGCGTCGCGTCCGCGACACCGACCCCGACTACGAGTGGGCCGTCATCGGCGTCGACGAGGAGGCAGACTACGAGGTCGAGCGCGCACCCCCTGCCACGTAG
- a CDS encoding DUF5816 domain-containing protein translates to MSDHALEELRTAEGETVYVDRTEGDRGSKAPFFVVYRTPDRERKYGWFCANCETVDNAMDSMGRIQCNVCENFRKATEWDAAHE, encoded by the coding sequence ATGAGCGACCACGCGCTGGAGGAGCTGCGGACGGCCGAGGGCGAGACGGTGTACGTGGACCGAACGGAGGGCGACCGCGGCTCGAAGGCCCCCTTCTTCGTCGTCTACCGGACGCCGGACCGCGAGCGCAAGTACGGCTGGTTCTGCGCGAACTGCGAGACCGTCGACAACGCGATGGACTCGATGGGACGCATCCAGTGCAACGTCTGCGAGAACTTCCGGAAGGCGACCGAATGGGACGCGGCCCACGAGTGA
- a CDS encoding bifunctional metallophosphatase/5'-nucleotidase, which translates to MTPRLLHYADVERAPDDPELLARLVGLVRERRDAETLVFGAGDNLGPGVLSLVTDCRHAIDFFDVVQPDGDTFGNHDFDRGPAVTREVVADSPMPWICANVREDGDLFAADEGVVPWTVLEAGEHRVGVTGVASPETADINPSADRLTFADPVAAAGDAVAELRERDVDHVVVLSHCGDDTHLAEQLDVDVVLGGHAHEEFLDVVAGTLLVRAGSNASGLSEVVFEDRPRGYRLPTHDAPVAEDLLDALETRRREAGLTEVVAHVDEPVTVARSDTKQGESRVGNLVTDAYRHVADADVAVHSSGGLRTTDPLVDGVTVADLVGLCPFENELVSVRVSGEQVRRTVHDAALAQYGDEVPTHWFGHLSGLSVVWDDVADEAREIRVGGEPLDPDGSYTLATSNYYVDSSHLFDAFGPGDVIDSHGQQFDAIVEYARENEVDPRIEGRVRRPTLDGVAGTTADDVSG; encoded by the coding sequence GTGACCCCCCGACTCCTCCACTACGCCGACGTCGAGCGCGCGCCGGACGACCCGGAGCTGCTCGCCAGGCTCGTCGGCCTCGTCCGCGAGCGCCGCGACGCGGAGACGCTCGTCTTCGGCGCGGGCGACAACCTCGGCCCGGGCGTGCTCTCGCTCGTAACCGACTGCCGCCACGCAATCGACTTCTTCGACGTCGTCCAGCCCGACGGCGACACGTTCGGCAACCACGACTTCGACCGCGGCCCAGCGGTGACTCGCGAGGTCGTCGCCGACTCCCCGATGCCGTGGATCTGTGCGAACGTCCGCGAGGACGGCGACCTGTTCGCAGCCGACGAGGGCGTCGTCCCGTGGACGGTCCTCGAAGCCGGCGAGCACCGCGTCGGTGTCACCGGCGTCGCCAGCCCGGAGACCGCCGACATCAACCCCTCGGCGGACCGGCTCACCTTCGCGGACCCCGTGGCGGCCGCGGGCGACGCGGTCGCCGAACTGCGCGAGCGCGACGTCGACCACGTCGTCGTGCTCTCGCACTGCGGCGACGACACCCACCTCGCCGAGCAGCTCGACGTCGACGTCGTGCTCGGCGGTCACGCCCACGAGGAGTTCCTCGACGTGGTCGCGGGCACGCTGCTCGTGCGCGCCGGCTCGAACGCCAGCGGGCTCTCGGAGGTCGTCTTCGAGGACCGGCCGCGGGGCTACCGCCTCCCGACCCACGATGCACCAGTGGCTGAGGACCTCCTCGACGCCCTCGAAACCCGGCGGCGCGAGGCCGGACTGACCGAGGTCGTCGCACACGTCGACGAACCGGTGACGGTCGCCCGCAGCGACACGAAACAGGGCGAGAGCCGGGTCGGCAACCTCGTCACCGACGCCTACCGCCACGTCGCCGACGCCGACGTGGCCGTCCACTCGTCCGGCGGGCTCCGGACCACCGACCCGCTCGTCGACGGGGTGACGGTGGCCGACCTCGTCGGGCTCTGCCCGTTCGAGAACGAGCTGGTGTCGGTCCGCGTCAGCGGCGAGCAGGTCAGACGGACGGTCCACGACGCGGCGCTCGCCCAGTACGGCGACGAGGTGCCGACGCACTGGTTCGGCCACCTCAGCGGCCTCTCGGTCGTCTGGGACGACGTGGCCGACGAGGCCCGCGAGATACGGGTCGGCGGCGAGCCGCTCGACCCCGACGGGTCGTACACGCTGGCGACGAGCAACTACTACGTGGACTCCTCGCACCTGTTCGACGCGTTCGGGCCCGGGGACGTGATCGACAGCCACGGCCAGCAGTTCGACGCCATCGTCGAGTACGCCCGGGAGAACGAGGTCGACCCCCGGATCGAGGGTCGGGTCCGGCGGCCGACGCTCGACGGGGTCGCCGGTACGACGGCCGACGACGTCTCCGGGTGA
- a CDS encoding bifunctional metallophosphatase/5'-nucleotidase, whose product MSPRLLHYSDVENAYDDPDRIGRLAGTLAALHDDDALVVGSGDNTSPGVLSLVTEGRQALDFFHAVDSDVETFGNHDFDYGPAATRDIVADSPQTWVSANVRDGDDRFAPDLTEPWTVREVDGARVGFFGVTDPKTPSINPNATELHFTEPISAAEDAVDALREAGAEYVVAVSHLGQGDEELAVSVDVDVVLGGHVHSVVEEWIDDTLLLRPGVNAAAVYEVELGPDGPEATRHDPMDGNRDEALADTLRDRMAAADLDEVVGHVDEPVERTNAAAFRGESRIGNFVADAYRWATDADVGLQNSGGIREGDALDGDVTIADLVSVVPFQEPVAVAEVTGAELRDVFREASGANLAFGELDWWHAHLSGASVTWDRTDHELVDATVGGEPVDPAGIYTVATTDYLFHTDHEFPTLDEDHRVALHDTQYEVLAAYARSVGVDPSIDGRVVWRRD is encoded by the coding sequence ATGTCTCCCCGTCTGCTCCACTACTCCGACGTCGAGAACGCGTACGACGACCCCGACCGTATCGGCCGGCTCGCCGGGACCCTCGCTGCCCTCCATGACGACGACGCGCTCGTCGTCGGCTCCGGCGACAACACCTCCCCCGGCGTGCTCTCGCTCGTGACCGAGGGCCGGCAGGCGCTCGATTTCTTCCACGCCGTCGACTCCGACGTCGAGACCTTCGGCAACCACGACTTCGACTACGGGCCCGCAGCGACCCGCGACATCGTCGCCGACTCGCCGCAGACGTGGGTCAGCGCGAACGTCCGCGACGGCGACGACCGGTTCGCACCCGACCTGACGGAGCCGTGGACGGTCCGCGAGGTCGACGGTGCACGGGTCGGCTTCTTCGGCGTGACCGACCCGAAGACCCCCTCCATCAACCCGAACGCGACCGAACTGCACTTCACCGAGCCCATATCAGCGGCCGAAGACGCCGTCGACGCGCTCCGCGAGGCAGGTGCAGAGTACGTCGTCGCCGTCTCGCACCTCGGCCAGGGCGACGAGGAACTCGCCGTCTCGGTCGACGTGGACGTGGTCCTCGGCGGCCACGTCCACAGCGTCGTCGAGGAGTGGATCGACGACACGCTCCTCCTTCGCCCCGGCGTCAACGCCGCCGCCGTCTACGAGGTCGAACTCGGACCCGACGGCCCCGAGGCGACCCGTCACGACCCGATGGACGGCAACCGCGACGAGGCGCTCGCCGACACCCTCCGCGACCGGATGGCCGCCGCGGACCTCGACGAGGTGGTCGGGCACGTCGACGAGCCCGTCGAGCGGACGAACGCGGCGGCGTTCCGTGGCGAGAGCCGCATCGGGAACTTCGTCGCCGACGCCTACCGCTGGGCGACCGACGCCGACGTGGGACTCCAGAACTCCGGTGGCATCCGCGAGGGCGACGCGCTCGACGGCGACGTCACCATCGCGGACCTCGTCAGTGTCGTCCCGTTCCAGGAGCCCGTCGCGGTCGCCGAGGTCACCGGCGCGGAGCTCCGCGACGTGTTCCGCGAGGCCAGCGGGGCGAACCTCGCCTTCGGCGAACTCGACTGGTGGCACGCGCACCTGAGCGGCGCGTCGGTCACCTGGGACCGGACCGACCACGAACTCGTCGACGCGACCGTCGGCGGCGAGCCCGTCGACCCGGCCGGGATCTACACCGTCGCGACGACGGACTACCTGTTCCACACCGACCACGAGTTCCCGACGCTCGACGAGGACCACCGGGTCGCGCTCCACGACACCCAGTACGAGGTGCTCGCGGCGTACGCCCGGTCGGTCGGCGTCGACCCGAGCATCGACGGCCGCGTCGTCTGGCGGCGCGATTGA
- a CDS encoding universal stress protein, with product MTRVVVPVRYPLSTHSRATLEEAITIAGERDAALTVLHVNLYQNGKRVSRADLKRATERAFGTVPHARYVVRRGFLVEETILDEVAAEGADVVVIGSKQMGRWRRMLRKVVDEPDIDEYLRRNLDCEVVTVQIE from the coding sequence ATGACCCGCGTCGTCGTCCCCGTCCGGTACCCCCTGAGCACGCACTCGAGAGCGACGCTCGAAGAAGCCATCACGATCGCGGGGGAGCGCGACGCGGCGCTGACGGTCCTCCACGTCAACCTCTACCAGAACGGCAAGCGCGTCTCGCGGGCCGACCTCAAGCGGGCCACCGAGCGCGCGTTCGGAACCGTGCCCCACGCCCGCTACGTCGTCCGCCGTGGCTTCCTCGTCGAGGAGACCATCCTCGACGAGGTGGCTGCCGAGGGGGCCGACGTGGTCGTCATCGGCTCGAAGCAGATGGGCCGCTGGCGACGCATGCTCCGGAAGGTCGTCGACGAACCGGACATCGACGAGTACCTCCGACGGAACCTCGACTGCGAGGTCGTCACCGTCCAGATCGAGTAG
- a CDS encoding mechanosensitive ion channel family protein, with product MTPGSVMQDGGTTTAGNETTTTDGTTQEGVRLVEQLLPDAIPHWAVEYGMAVLMLVIGWYGSKLVIRLFGRTIARRIQRPSITQTVLRSVRLAVMLVAVAISLSIIGFGGSDILLSVGVFSAVLGIVLAPIVGSIINGVFVLADQPFEIGDMIEISDSNTRGFVEDITIRYTKVFTLDNTFIVISNSSIRDRDIVNYSAEDERARLSLELTVTYEGDLDEARELMEDAAKEVDGVITGGPDIRIGSARYPAAPTCYIDEYADHGVSLVLRYWAKEPYKLMTVRSNVNEEVWSRLDDADVHIPYPHSHVVFDETSGSLPVEMQRGGQLSGRAGQAPEEREE from the coding sequence ATGACACCCGGGTCGGTCATGCAGGACGGCGGGACGACGACCGCCGGGAACGAAACGACGACCACTGACGGGACGACCCAGGAGGGCGTTCGACTCGTCGAGCAACTGCTCCCCGACGCAATCCCGCACTGGGCTGTCGAGTACGGCATGGCCGTGCTGATGCTGGTGATCGGGTGGTACGGCTCGAAGCTGGTCATCCGGCTGTTCGGGCGAACCATCGCGCGGCGGATCCAGCGGCCGAGCATCACCCAGACCGTACTCCGGTCGGTCCGGCTGGCTGTCATGCTCGTCGCCGTCGCCATCTCGCTGTCCATCATCGGCTTCGGTGGGAGCGACATCCTCCTCTCAGTCGGTGTGTTCTCGGCGGTCCTCGGTATCGTGCTCGCGCCCATCGTCGGGAGCATCATCAACGGCGTGTTCGTCCTGGCGGACCAGCCGTTCGAGATCGGCGACATGATCGAGATCTCGGACAGCAACACCCGTGGCTTCGTCGAGGACATCACCATCCGGTACACGAAGGTGTTCACGCTCGACAACACGTTCATCGTCATCTCGAACTCCTCCATCCGGGACCGCGACATCGTGAACTACTCGGCGGAGGACGAGCGGGCGCGACTGTCGCTGGAGCTGACGGTCACGTACGAGGGCGACCTGGACGAAGCCCGCGAGCTGATGGAGGACGCCGCGAAGGAGGTCGACGGCGTCATCACGGGCGGGCCGGACATCCGCATCGGCTCCGCGCGCTACCCGGCTGCACCGACCTGTTACATCGACGAGTACGCCGACCACGGCGTCTCGCTCGTGCTGCGCTACTGGGCGAAGGAGCCGTACAAGCTCATGACCGTCCGGTCGAACGTGAACGAGGAGGTGTGGTCGCGGCTCGACGACGCCGACGTCCACATCCCGTACCCGCACTCGCACGTCGTCTTCGACGAGACGAGCGGCTCGCTCCCGGTCGAGATGCAGCGTGGAGGCCAGCTGTCTGGACGGGCCGGCCAGGCACCGGAGGAACGCGAGGAGTGA
- a CDS encoding proteasome assembly chaperone family protein: protein MAAQGTEDVRFDVTHEDEVSDVVVAGFSQFGLAGLTAVDYLVEQLELEQTGHIVAQDLPSITPFNDGVPRHSTRLLSRDDLNLTVLMSELFVPVWAAKPFARSVLDWTETNAVEEVAVLSGVPVPHGPEDHRSFYVATEDYRRRRLDETEIPPMGNGFLDGVNAALVERGMTSSLAVGVYVTPVHAQAPDVQAALQLLDAVSAVYDLNLDTGPLEEFAERVARYYTELAQRLESVPEHDAPDDRMYM from the coding sequence ATGGCTGCTCAAGGCACCGAGGACGTTCGGTTCGACGTGACGCACGAAGACGAGGTGTCGGACGTGGTCGTCGCGGGGTTCTCGCAGTTCGGGCTCGCCGGCCTCACCGCCGTGGACTACCTGGTCGAACAGCTCGAACTCGAACAGACCGGCCACATCGTCGCACAGGACCTCCCCTCGATCACGCCGTTCAACGACGGCGTCCCGCGACACAGCACCCGACTGCTCTCGCGGGACGACCTCAATCTGACCGTCTTGATGTCGGAGCTGTTCGTCCCCGTCTGGGCAGCGAAGCCCTTCGCGCGGTCCGTGCTCGACTGGACGGAGACGAACGCCGTCGAGGAGGTCGCCGTCCTCTCCGGCGTGCCGGTGCCACACGGACCCGAGGACCACCGGAGCTTCTACGTGGCGACCGAGGACTACCGGCGTCGCCGGCTCGACGAGACCGAGATCCCACCGATGGGTAACGGCTTCCTCGACGGTGTGAACGCCGCCCTCGTCGAGCGCGGGATGACCTCCTCGCTGGCGGTCGGCGTCTACGTCACTCCGGTACACGCACAGGCCCCGGACGTGCAGGCCGCGTTGCAGTTGCTCGACGCAGTGTCGGCCGTGTACGACCTGAACCTCGACACCGGGCCCCTGGAGGAGTTCGCCGAGCGCGTCGCCCGGTACTACACCGAACTCGCCCAGCGACTCGAGTCCGTCCCCGAACACGACGCGCCCGACGACCGGATGTACATGTGA